In Ctenopharyngodon idella isolate HZGC_01 chromosome 20, HZGC01, whole genome shotgun sequence, the following proteins share a genomic window:
- the psmg4 gene encoding proteasome assembly chaperone 4 gives METVANGDCSAQAPVESITVHDFSEKILEQQVNFHVMKLSGGFFLWIGSNPVLSNLAVSIVSKYDSMPLSTLVLGDTSDTTPSSLAQRLTKKTKKQVFVSYNLPMTDSSLALLVEDRIKKEMELHPDKF, from the exons ATGGAGACTGTGGCGAACGGTGACTGCAGCGCTCAGGCGCCTGTGGAGTCCATCACTGTTCATGATTTCTCGGAGAAGATCCTGGAGCAGCAGGTTAATTTCCATGTGATGAAGCTGAGCGGCGGATTCTTCCTCTGGATCGGTTCCAACCCGGTTCTGTCGAATCTGGCCGTTTCCATCGTCAGTAAATAT GATTCAATGCCTCTGTCTACTCTGGTGCTGGGCGACACGTCAGACACGACACCAAGCTCTCTCGCGCAGAGACTGA CAAAGAAGACAAAGAAACAGGTATTTGTAAGTTACAATTTACCCATGACGGACTCAAGTCTTGCATTACTGGTGGAGGACAGAATCAAAAAGGAGATGGAGCTTCATCCTGACAAGTTTTAA